A window of the Cynocephalus volans isolate mCynVol1 chromosome 10, mCynVol1.pri, whole genome shotgun sequence genome harbors these coding sequences:
- the TAF1C gene encoding TATA box-binding protein-associated factor RNA polymerase I subunit C isoform X1 yields MMDFPSSLQPTLFMTGPLGLSDVPDLSFMCSWRDALTLPESQPKNSENGALHFTKDLLWEPVTPGPLPLLPPAPDPWDSGVTAHDLLFRGGYRYRRRPQVVLDGTEQLSRFLWDHGDIAFAPLGKLMLENFKLEGARSCSKKMTVVSVEKLLQDLGGHQPWGCPWAYLSPRQRRFSILGGSVLGKSMASLLGELLHEELVMQWEQLLLDQAFTGGALAWVPGRTPRIRQLVYPAGGALDRLYFQEVSLISDGNPIVHGDPGHIQLRGPVRQVVTCTVQGESLLAVRSDYHCAMWKVSRQGLPVPLQVLQVKKGATGISLSPHLPGELAICSRSGAVCLWTPQDGLQQLYKDPETLVFRDPSPWRWADFTAHPRVLTVGDRTGVKMIDTQGPPGCGLLLFRGGAEASCQKGERILLTQYLGQPGAGSLPPTLHLLCTQFSLYLMDERLPLVPLLKWNHGLPSAPLLARLLPPPRPGSPQPLLLAGQGGQLQLLHITGEVASVPRLAGPPQSLPSRTDSLSAFPLLEPKSQWLLQERLKAPTIGLAAAVPPSASMPVLSLFQLSAAGDVFYQCLRLQADCSPHRDTGPDCPVSTATGTPLDKTPTPPTASWTPQETACCSQWLKALLKVPLAPPVWAAPTFSQRSVLRSLELRTQEGKAPEVLRAAMAKGQLLQQKDLGSLPMAEPPPAPESVPEDELSERLGEAWEGRGPAWWARRQGRTTEPGKQPRRPKRRTQLSSTFSLSGCVDLSDTTSPRHSPDRTSLEARPRLPATPLSQELTQDLWTPSIPSEQQQTFQDYMAKLPHQGDTPGYAATPRSQASSIWAASSQQQTLQDHKAKLLLQGDTPGCAATSPSQASSIRATPSRQHTPVLSGSQPRRKKARMGF; encoded by the exons AT GATGGACTTCCCCAGCTCCCTCCAGCCCACGTTGTTTATGACTGGCCCTCTTGGTCTGAGCGATGTCCCTGACCTGTCCTTTATGTGCAGCTGGAGAGACGCGCTGACTCTGCCAGAGTCCCAGCCCAAGAATTCTGAG AATGGGGCACTGCACTTCACCAAGGACCTGCTATGGGAGCCGGTGACCCCTGGGCCCCTCCCCCTGCTGCCTCCTGCCCCTG ATCCCTGGGACTCTGGTGTGACTGCTCATGACCTGCTTTTCCGTGGAGGTTATCGATACCGGAGACGGCCCCAAGTTGTGTTAGATGGCACTGAACAG CTCAGCCGGTTCCTGTGGGATCATGGGGACATAGCTTTTGCACCCCTGGGGAAGCTGATGCTAGAGAATTTCAAACTGGAGGGAGCACGA AGCTGCTCTAAGAAGATGACAGTGGTCAGTGTGGAGAAGCTGCTTCAGGACCTCGGTGGACACCAGCCCTGGGG gtgtccctgggcttACCTCAGCCCCCGACAGCGCCGGTTCTCCATCCTTGGGGGCTCTGTCCTGGGCAAGTCAATGGCGAGCCTCCTGGGGGAGCTGCTGCATGAGGAGCTGGTGATGCAGTGGGAGCAGCTGCTTCTGGACCAGGCCTTCACCGGgggtgccttggcctgggtgCCTGGAAGGACACCCCGGATCAGACAGCTTGTCTACCCTGCTGGAGGTGCCCTGGATAGGCTGT ATTTCCAAGAAGTCAGTCTGATCTCAGATGGTAACCCCATAGTCCATGGGGACCCTGGACACATCCAGCTCCGGGGACCTGTCCGACAGGTGGTGACCTGTACCGTCCAGGGAGAAT CTCTGCTGGCTGTCCGCTCTGACTACCACTGTGCCATGTGGAAGGTCAGTAGGCAGGGGCTGCCAGTCCCCCTGCAGGTGCTGCAGGTGAAAAAGGGAGCCACTGGGATCAGTCTCAG CCCTCACCTGCCTGGGGAACTGGCCATCTGCAGCCGTTCAGGAGCTGTCTGTCTGTGGACCCCTCAGGATGG GCTGCAGCAACTCTACAAGGACCCTGAGACCCTTGTCTTCCGGGACCCCTCTCCCTGGCGTTGGGCAGATTTCACCGCCCACCCTCGGGTGTTGACTGTGGGTGACCGCACTGGTGTGAAGATGATCGACACTCAG GGCCCACCGGGCTGTGGTCTGCTGCTTTTCCGTGGAGGGGCAGAGGCCTCATGCCAGAAAGGGGAACGTATCCTGCTCACACAGTACCTGGGGCAGCCTGGTGCTGGATCTCTGCCTCCCACTCTCCATCTCCTCTGTACCCAG TTTTCACTCTACCTGATGGATGAGCGCCTCCCCCTGGTGCCGTTGCTGAAGTGGAACCACGGCCTCCCCTCCGCTCCGCTGCTGGCCCGGCTGCTGCCTCCACCACGCCCTGGCTCCCCGCAGCCCCTGCTCCTGGCAGGCCAGGGCGGGCAACTGCAGCTGCTGCACATCACGG GAGAGGTGGCCTCCGTGCCCCGGTTGGCAGGGCCCCCCCAGTCTCTTCCTTCCAGGACCGACTCCCTCTCTGCATTTCCCCTGCTGGAGCCAAAGAGCCAATGGCTGCTGCAGGAGCGTCTAAAAGCACCAACCATAG GTCTGGCTGCCGCCGTCCCGCCCTCTGCCTCTATGCCTGTCCTGTCACTCTTCCAACTCTCGGCTGCTGGAGATGTCTTCTATCAGTGCCTTCGCCTCCAGGCAGACTGCAGCCCCCACAGGGACACTGGGCCTGACTGCCCAGTCTCCACGGCAACAGGAACCCCCCTAGACAAGACTCCCACCCCCCCCACAGCTTCCTGGACCCCACAGGAGACTGCCTGCTGCAGCCAGTGGCTGAAGGCCCTGCTGAAGGTGCCCCTGGCTCCCCCTGTGTGGGCTGCCCCCACCTTTTCGCAGCGCTCTGTGTTGCGCAGCCTGGAACTGCGGACACAGGAAGGGAAAGCACCAGAGGTGCTCCGGGCAGCCATGGCCAAAGGGCAGCTTCTGCAACAGAAGGACCTGGGCTCACTCCCCATGGCAgagcctccccctgcccctgaaTCAGTCCCAGAGGATGAGCTCAGTGAGCGATTGGGAGAGGCTTGGGAAGGCCGAGGGCCTGCTTGGTGGGCGAGGCGACAGGGCAGAACCACAGAGCCTGGGAAACAGCCCAGGCGGCCCAAGCGGCGGACTCAGCTCTCCAGCACCTTCTCACTCAGTGGCTGCGTGGACCTCTCAGACACCACCAGCCCCCGTCACAGCCCAGACCGGACATCCCTTGAGGCCAGGCCTCGGCTCCCAGCAACCCCGCTCTCCCAGGAATTGACCCAGGACCTCTGGACCCCAAGCATCCCCTCGGAGCAGCAGCAGACTTTCCAGGACTACATGGCCAAGCTGCCACACCAAGGAGACACCCCGGGATATGCCGCCACACCCCGCTCCCAGGCCTCCAGCATCTGGGCCGCCTCCTCCCAGCAGCAGACGCTCCAAGACCACAAGGCCAAGCTGCTGCTCCAAGGGGACACCCCGGGGTGTGCTGCCACATCCCCCTCCCAGGCCTCCAGCATCCGGGCTACGCCCTCCCGGCAGCACACCCCTGTCCTCTCTGGCTCTCAGCCTCGTCGGAAGAAGGCTCGCATGGGCTTCTGA
- the DNAAF1 gene encoding dynein axonemal assembly factor 1, translated as MHPEASEPAANGAAELDCVQQPGVEASAGDHGNAGQGGPRQEIDDPKEICVGPSDTSYQNQQKQSGDGGSDSHFTHPRDDGKDQGLRMTKSFLQKLCKQHKLYITPALNDTLYLHFKGFDRIENLEEYTGLRCLWLQCNGIQKIENLEAQTELRCLFLQVNLLHKIENLEPLQKLDALNLSNNYIKTIENLSCLPVLNTLQMAHNHLETVEDIQHLKECVKLCVLDLSHNKLSDPEILSILESMPDLRVLNLMGNPVIRHIPNYRRTVTVRLKHLTYLDDRPVFPKDRACAEAWARGGYVAEKEEQQQWDSRERKKILDSIEALAMIKRQAEERKRQTEGQERGDRPPTSSGENTCDSTAGREEPPVDGEIQQKMQSFVRKSFEAKDELCPEKTGGEEEELPSEVDRENKGQQPEGTLPAKAPTPPPLGAAGAESTPQIVATESVLVTELDGAGTEDLEAIKLETKETLFINDLPDLEDMDDTGESLENQDKKMWFPKIEVISSSSDNSGSELDCTSLPMLGHMSTDTLSNIFAVSKDTSKKAEMPFTEIFKKEAKRGLEMQSKDPKSPRPLIEELGGDEPLDQPPAPHPCERDFVPPPASADGDSSLCAASPPGNRTEENEVWSEMEPKEPGAGAHQEDIEFGLD; from the exons ATGCACCCCGAGGCCTCGGAGCCTGCGGCGAACGGGGCAGCGGAGCTGGACTGCGTGCAGCAGCCCGGCGTGGAGGCGTCCGCGGGTGACCACGGGAACGCGGGCCAAGGCGGCCCCAGGCAAG aaattgaTGATCCTAAGGAAATATGTGTGGGTCCTTCTGACACATCCTACCAAAATCAGCAGAAACAGAGTGGCGATGGTGGGTCAGACAGTCACTTCACCCACCCAAGAGATGATGGGAAAGATCAGGGGCTCAG AATGACTAAAAGTTTCCTGCAAAAACTCTGCAAGCAACACAAGCTTTATATTACCCCTGCATTGAATGATACGCTGTACTTACACTTCAAAG GTTTTGATCGCATTGAGAACTTGGAAGAGTATACAGGACTACGCTGTCTCTGGTTGCAGTGCAATGGAATACAGAAAATCGAGAACCTGGAGGCCCAGACTGAATTGCGTTGCCTCTTCTTGCAAGTGAACTTGCTTCATAAAATTGAGAACCTAGAGCCTCTGCAGAAACTGGATGCTCTTAACCTCAGCAACAATTACATCAAGACCATTGAAAACCTCT CCTGCCTCCCAGTGCTGAACACGCTACAGATGGCCCACAATCACCTAGAGACTGTGGAAGACATACAGCATCTGAAGGAGTGTGTGAAACTCTGTGTACTTGACCTGTCCCACAATAAGCTGAGTGATCCAGAGATCCTGAGCATTCTCGAGAGCATGCCTGACTtg CGTGTTCTGAATTTGATGGGAAACCCGGTTATTAGGCACATTCCTAATTATCGAAGGACAGTCACCGTTCGTCTAAAACACTTAACATACCTGGATGACAGACCAGTTTTTCCAAAGGACAg AGCTTGCGCGGAGGCATGGGCCAGGGGCGGGTACGTGGCTGAGAAGGAAGAGCAGCAGCAGTGGGACAGCAGAGAGCGGAAGAAGATCTTGGACAGCATCGAAGCCCTGGCGATGATCAAGCGGCAGGCCgaagagaggaaaagacagacaGAAGGCCAGGAGAGAG GGGACAGGCCACCAACCAGCAGCGGCGAGAACACGTGTGACAGCACGGCAGGCAGGGAAGAGCCTCCCGTGGATGGAGAAATACAGCAGAAAATGCAGTCGTTTGTTAGGAAAAGCTTCGAGGCCAAGGATGAGCTGTGCCCGGAAAAGACaggaggagaagaagaggagCTGCCTTCAGAGGTTGACAGAGAGAATAAAGGCCAGCAGCCGGAGGGGACCCTCCCGGCTAAGGCCCCAACACCGCCACCCCTTGGAGCTGCTGGGGCAG AATCAACTCCCCAGATTGTGGCCACCGAGAGTGTATTAGTTACAGAACTTGATGGTGCTGGAACTGAAGATTTAGAAGCCATTAAACTGGAGACAAAGGAGACGTTATTCATCAAT GACCTACCtgacctggaagatatggatgaCACAGGAGAATCTCTGGAAAACCAGGATAAG AAAATGTGGTTTCCGAAGATTGAAGTCATCTCAAGCTCGAGTGACAACAGTGGCTCTGAACTAGACTGCACATCGCTTCCCATGCTGGGACATATGTCCACAGACACCCTTTCAAACATATTCGCAGTCTCTAAAGACACCTCAAAGAAGGCAGAGATGCCtttcacagaaatatttaaaaaggaagcaaagaggGGCttggaaatgcaaagtaaagaCCCGAAATCCCCACGGCCGCTGATTGAGGAGCTTGGTGGCGATGAGCCCTTGGACCAGCCACCAGCACCCCACCCCTGTGAAAGAGACTTTGTACCACCCCCAGCTAGTGCGGATGGGGACAGCAGCCTTTGTGCAGCCTCTCCACCAG GAAACAGAACTGAAGAGAACGAAGTGTGGTCTGAGATGGAGCCCAAGGAGCCCGGGGCAGGGGCACACCAGGAGGATATTGAGTTTGGCTTGGACTGA
- the TAF1C gene encoding TATA box-binding protein-associated factor RNA polymerase I subunit C isoform X2, translating into MMDFPSSLQPTLFMTGPLGLSDVPDLSFMCSWRDALTLPESQPKNSENGALHFTKDLLWEPVTPGPLPLLPPAPDPWDSGVTAHDLLFRGGYRYRRRPQVVLDGTEQLSRFLWDHGDIAFAPLGKLMLENFKLEGARSCSKKMTVVSVEKLLQDLGGHQPWGCPWAYLSPRQRRFSILGGSVLGKSMASLLGELLHEELVMQWEQLLLDQAFTGGALAWVPGRTPRIRQLVYPAGGALDRLYFQEVSLISDGNPIVHGDPGHIQLRGPVRQVVTCTVQGESLLAVRSDYHCAMWKVSRQGLPVPLQVLQVKKGATGISLSPHLPGELAICSRSGAVCLWTPQDGLQQLYKDPETLVFRDPSPWRWADFTAHPRVLTVGDRTGVKMIDTQGPPGCGLLLFRGGAEASCQKGERILLTQYLGQPGAGSLPPTLHLLCTQFSLYLMDERLPLVPLLKWNHGLPSAPLLARLLPPPRPGSPQPLLLAGQGGQLQLLHITGLAAAVPPSASMPVLSLFQLSAAGDVFYQCLRLQADCSPHRDTGPDCPVSTATGTPLDKTPTPPTASWTPQETACCSQWLKALLKVPLAPPVWAAPTFSQRSVLRSLELRTQEGKAPEVLRAAMAKGQLLQQKDLGSLPMAEPPPAPESVPEDELSERLGEAWEGRGPAWWARRQGRTTEPGKQPRRPKRRTQLSSTFSLSGCVDLSDTTSPRHSPDRTSLEARPRLPATPLSQELTQDLWTPSIPSEQQQTFQDYMAKLPHQGDTPGYAATPRSQASSIWAASSQQQTLQDHKAKLLLQGDTPGCAATSPSQASSIRATPSRQHTPVLSGSQPRRKKARMGF; encoded by the exons AT GATGGACTTCCCCAGCTCCCTCCAGCCCACGTTGTTTATGACTGGCCCTCTTGGTCTGAGCGATGTCCCTGACCTGTCCTTTATGTGCAGCTGGAGAGACGCGCTGACTCTGCCAGAGTCCCAGCCCAAGAATTCTGAG AATGGGGCACTGCACTTCACCAAGGACCTGCTATGGGAGCCGGTGACCCCTGGGCCCCTCCCCCTGCTGCCTCCTGCCCCTG ATCCCTGGGACTCTGGTGTGACTGCTCATGACCTGCTTTTCCGTGGAGGTTATCGATACCGGAGACGGCCCCAAGTTGTGTTAGATGGCACTGAACAG CTCAGCCGGTTCCTGTGGGATCATGGGGACATAGCTTTTGCACCCCTGGGGAAGCTGATGCTAGAGAATTTCAAACTGGAGGGAGCACGA AGCTGCTCTAAGAAGATGACAGTGGTCAGTGTGGAGAAGCTGCTTCAGGACCTCGGTGGACACCAGCCCTGGGG gtgtccctgggcttACCTCAGCCCCCGACAGCGCCGGTTCTCCATCCTTGGGGGCTCTGTCCTGGGCAAGTCAATGGCGAGCCTCCTGGGGGAGCTGCTGCATGAGGAGCTGGTGATGCAGTGGGAGCAGCTGCTTCTGGACCAGGCCTTCACCGGgggtgccttggcctgggtgCCTGGAAGGACACCCCGGATCAGACAGCTTGTCTACCCTGCTGGAGGTGCCCTGGATAGGCTGT ATTTCCAAGAAGTCAGTCTGATCTCAGATGGTAACCCCATAGTCCATGGGGACCCTGGACACATCCAGCTCCGGGGACCTGTCCGACAGGTGGTGACCTGTACCGTCCAGGGAGAAT CTCTGCTGGCTGTCCGCTCTGACTACCACTGTGCCATGTGGAAGGTCAGTAGGCAGGGGCTGCCAGTCCCCCTGCAGGTGCTGCAGGTGAAAAAGGGAGCCACTGGGATCAGTCTCAG CCCTCACCTGCCTGGGGAACTGGCCATCTGCAGCCGTTCAGGAGCTGTCTGTCTGTGGACCCCTCAGGATGG GCTGCAGCAACTCTACAAGGACCCTGAGACCCTTGTCTTCCGGGACCCCTCTCCCTGGCGTTGGGCAGATTTCACCGCCCACCCTCGGGTGTTGACTGTGGGTGACCGCACTGGTGTGAAGATGATCGACACTCAG GGCCCACCGGGCTGTGGTCTGCTGCTTTTCCGTGGAGGGGCAGAGGCCTCATGCCAGAAAGGGGAACGTATCCTGCTCACACAGTACCTGGGGCAGCCTGGTGCTGGATCTCTGCCTCCCACTCTCCATCTCCTCTGTACCCAG TTTTCACTCTACCTGATGGATGAGCGCCTCCCCCTGGTGCCGTTGCTGAAGTGGAACCACGGCCTCCCCTCCGCTCCGCTGCTGGCCCGGCTGCTGCCTCCACCACGCCCTGGCTCCCCGCAGCCCCTGCTCCTGGCAGGCCAGGGCGGGCAACTGCAGCTGCTGCACATCACGG GTCTGGCTGCCGCCGTCCCGCCCTCTGCCTCTATGCCTGTCCTGTCACTCTTCCAACTCTCGGCTGCTGGAGATGTCTTCTATCAGTGCCTTCGCCTCCAGGCAGACTGCAGCCCCCACAGGGACACTGGGCCTGACTGCCCAGTCTCCACGGCAACAGGAACCCCCCTAGACAAGACTCCCACCCCCCCCACAGCTTCCTGGACCCCACAGGAGACTGCCTGCTGCAGCCAGTGGCTGAAGGCCCTGCTGAAGGTGCCCCTGGCTCCCCCTGTGTGGGCTGCCCCCACCTTTTCGCAGCGCTCTGTGTTGCGCAGCCTGGAACTGCGGACACAGGAAGGGAAAGCACCAGAGGTGCTCCGGGCAGCCATGGCCAAAGGGCAGCTTCTGCAACAGAAGGACCTGGGCTCACTCCCCATGGCAgagcctccccctgcccctgaaTCAGTCCCAGAGGATGAGCTCAGTGAGCGATTGGGAGAGGCTTGGGAAGGCCGAGGGCCTGCTTGGTGGGCGAGGCGACAGGGCAGAACCACAGAGCCTGGGAAACAGCCCAGGCGGCCCAAGCGGCGGACTCAGCTCTCCAGCACCTTCTCACTCAGTGGCTGCGTGGACCTCTCAGACACCACCAGCCCCCGTCACAGCCCAGACCGGACATCCCTTGAGGCCAGGCCTCGGCTCCCAGCAACCCCGCTCTCCCAGGAATTGACCCAGGACCTCTGGACCCCAAGCATCCCCTCGGAGCAGCAGCAGACTTTCCAGGACTACATGGCCAAGCTGCCACACCAAGGAGACACCCCGGGATATGCCGCCACACCCCGCTCCCAGGCCTCCAGCATCTGGGCCGCCTCCTCCCAGCAGCAGACGCTCCAAGACCACAAGGCCAAGCTGCTGCTCCAAGGGGACACCCCGGGGTGTGCTGCCACATCCCCCTCCCAGGCCTCCAGCATCCGGGCTACGCCCTCCCGGCAGCACACCCCTGTCCTCTCTGGCTCTCAGCCTCGTCGGAAGAAGGCTCGCATGGGCTTCTGA